The Hymenobacter oligotrophus genome segment TGACGGATTGGCCGGAGGCCAGATTGAATACATAAATGGATGTGTCCTGCGCGTTGGTGATGGCGGCAAGCTTGGTACCGTCTTTCGATAAGGCTGCGTTGTGCCAAATGGGTTGGTTCTGAATAACCGATTCGTTGAAGCTTCCGGTTAGTTGGATTGCGCGCAGGCGGTGCTGGGCATCAACAAACACGGCGGCAGTTCCGGCATCGTTCACGCTGGGTTTCGATATAGCTGCGGTGTTCGAAACCAGTTGGAAGCCTTGGCCCGCGGTGCTGCTGCGGTAGAAGGTGCCTGTAACAGTTGGGTTGGTATCGTACGACAAAATATAGTCCTGGCCGGGATTGACGGGCAACGAGCTGTGCGGCGGAGCCGCCACGCTGCCAACAATGCCAACGGCATCGAAGGCGGCAGTTACGGCAGTTACATCGGCCGAGCCGGCGCCGTAGAGGTCCGTGGCCGACTGTATAGCACCTACGCGAAGGTCGAGGAACTGGGAAGAGCGGGTGAGGTAAGTGGTTAGGGCCCGGTACCAGATCTGCTCGGCATGCTCGCGACCTAGGGCCGACGCTACCTTGTAAAAAGCCCAGTTTGGAATGCCGCTGTTGATGTGCACGCCACCATTGTCCTGTGAGCCGTTGTAGAACTCGTTCATGTGGCGGGGCTGAAAACCGGCATCGGCCAGCCCGGTGCCGCCGTTGTGCGGGTCTTGCATCGAGCGCAAGGCACCGCTCGGAAAGTAAGCGCGCCGCACCACATCTTCGCCAATCAGCCAGTCGCTGCGGTCCATCATGGAGCCGAATACATCGGCCATGCTTTCGTTGAGGGCGCCGCTTTGGCCTTGGTAAACCAAGTTGGCAGATTTCTCCACCACGCCGTGCGTCATTTCGTGGCCGGCTACGTCGAGGCTACCCGCCAACGGAGTGAAGCCGACATTGCCTTCGCCGTACGCGATGAATTTGCCGTTCCAGAAAGCATTGTCGAGGCCAGTACCGTCGTCGTCGGCAAGGCGCACAATGCTGATCATGGTGCCGCCGGCGCCATCGAGGGAGTTGCGGCCGAAAGTGCTGCGAAAGTAGTTGTAGGCCTGCGCGGCGTTGGCGTGGGCCGATATGGCCGATGGGTTGTTCCAGGTGTTGTTGGTGCTGCCCACATGCGAAAAGCTGGCATTGGTGCTGCGGGTATTGTTGGCATCCAGCGTAAGCAAAGCCCCTACGGGCCCATCGGGCATGCTCGAGCGCCCTAGGTTAAACATGGGCTGCGCACCGTCGATGAGGTAAAAGCGGTTGTTCCACTCGTAGGTGTTCACGGTGCGGGTCGTGCCGCTCAGGTCACGGGCCTGCGCCGTGCGCGGTCCGTTTGCGGTGCACGACGATTCGTATTGCTTGAGTACCGTGCCGGTGCGCGCGTCAACAAAAGTCTCCCAACGCTCCAGCAAGCTAGGCCGGGTGGTTACGTGCCACGTCAGTACGGGCGAGGTGTACGACTCGGGGTGGTAAATCACCAGCTGCGTGGCAGGTGCTGTATAATCAAGAAGGCGCTGCTGCTCGGCACTGAGCTGTGCCACGTGGGTTTTGCTGCGCAGCGCCAAGGAGGCCCTGTCGGCTGCGGCGGAGCCGGT includes the following:
- a CDS encoding M4 family metallopeptidase, with product MNLPFSLASCLALSCTLSAALAQTSAAGFKSGTRASTPVAHPRISRTIDGSVLAGMQRNTGPRPQTGARLATLARPLPSSGTLGPVQMWRDAATGLPVFISAKPKPGSALLQRSTLSAEAAAFAFLGELRADLQVQRPEQEFRVTAVTHDNLGQTHVRLEQTWRGLPVHNAEVVVHLGADGQPKLFTGRHYQTPSALPDVTPAITGSAAADRASLALRSKTHVAQLSAEQQRLLDYTAPATQLVIYHPESYTSPVLTWHVTTRPSLLERWETFVDARTGTVLKQYESSCTANGPRTAQARDLSGTTRTVNTYEWNNRFYLIDGAQPMFNLGRSSMPDGPVGALLTLDANNTRSTNASFSHVGSTNNTWNNPSAISAHANAAQAYNYFRSTFGRNSLDGAGGTMISIVRLADDDGTGLDNAFWNGKFIAYGEGNVGFTPLAGSLDVAGHEMTHGVVEKSANLVYQGQSGALNESMADVFGSMMDRSDWLIGEDVVRRAYFPSGALRSMQDPHNGGTGLADAGFQPRHMNEFYNGSQDNGGVHINSGIPNWAFYKVASALGREHAEQIWYRALTTYLTRSSQFLDLRVGAIQSATDLYGAGSADVTAVTAAFDAVGIVGSVAAPPHSSLPVNPGQDYILSYDTNPTVTGTFYRSSTAGQGFQLVSNTAAISKPSVNDAGTAAVFVDAQHRLRAIQLTGSFNESVIQNQPIWHNAALSKDGTKLAAITNAQDTSIYVFNLASGQSVKYKLYNPTSAGTRGGGVLFADALEWDYSGEYLLYDAYNVIRNAQGQDIDFWDIGFLKVWDKNANTWGNGQIQKLVQNLPAGVSIGNPVLAKNSPNIMALDFFDATATAPFAVLAINLETGDEGTIFEGSNTAGTPNFSKLDDKLLFTALSTSGDTVVAMRALQPNKITPSGNPSVLIDDAKWGIWYSQGQRIITSTHPDAAPPIPGFSVYPNPTSDLLQVTTEAEAVATLCDMLGRPVLTVKLKSGARNSLDLSTMKAGTYLLKVTDKQRTSTRTVVKL